One Loxodonta africana isolate mLoxAfr1 chromosome 6, mLoxAfr1.hap2, whole genome shotgun sequence DNA window includes the following coding sequences:
- the LOC100658526 gene encoding olfactory receptor 9S13-like, translating into MPTHGNGNFSGLSLQMYVLVGFEGGLETQALLFAVFLTLYMATVLGNLTMIVVITVDTHLHSPMYFFLKNLSFLDLCYSSVITPKSLANFFSQTKAITFTGCATQFFFFSLLATTETFLLATMAYDHFMAICSPLHYPVIVCPSVCSRLVLGAYCGGCLNSILQTSLTFRLPFCSSNRIDHFFCDVPPLLQIACTNTAINKLVMFSICGLIIVGTTLFVLISYGYITVTILRMHSGAGRHKVFSTCGSHMIAVSLFYGTVFVMYAQPGAVESMQQGKVVSIFYTLVIPMLNPLIYSLWNKDVKKALKRLGWKLVAT; encoded by the coding sequence ATGCCAACTCATGGAAATGGGAACTTCTCGGGACTCTCTTTGCAGATGTATGTGCTAGTGGGATTTGAGGGTGGGCTGGAGACCCAGGCCCTGCTCTTTGCTGTGTTTCTGACCCTATATATGGCGACCGTACTGGGAAACCTCACGATGATTGTGGTCATTACAGTGGACACCCACCTCCactcccccatgtacttcttcctcaagAACCTCTCCTTCCTGGACCTCTGCTACTCCTCTGTCATCACCCCCAAGTCCCTTGCGAACTTCTTCTCTCAAACCAAGGCCATCACCTTCACTGGCTGTGCCACCCAGTTCTTCTTCTTCTCCCTGCTAGCTACCACTGAGACTTTCCTCCTGGCCACCATGGCCTATGACCACTTCATGGCCATCTGTAGTCCACTGCATTACCCAGTCATCGTGTGTCCTTCAGTCTGCTCCCGCCTGGTTCTTGGCGCCTACTGCGGAGGCTGcctcaactccattctacagaccAGCCTTACCTTCCGCCTCCCATTCTGCAGCTCCAACCGCATcgaccactttttctgtgatgtGCCACCCCTGCTCCAGATTGCCTGCACAAACACGGCCATCAACAAGCTGGTCATGTTCAGCATCTGCGGGCTAATCATTGTGGGCACCACCCTTTTTGTCCTCATCTCCTATGGCTACATCACAGTGACCATCCTGAGGATGCACTCAGGAGCTGGGAGACACAAGGTCTTTTCCACCTGTGGCTCTCACATGATTGCTGTGTCCCTATTCTATGGGACCGTCTTTGTGATGTATGCCCAGCCAGGAGCTGTGGAGTCCATGCAGCAGGGAAAAGTGGTCTCTATCTTCTACACCTTGGTCATCCCTATGCTCAACCCTCTCATCTACAGTCTATGGAACAAGGATGTGAAGAAGGCCCTGAAGAGGCTGGGCTGGAAACTTGTAGCCACGTGA
- the LOC100659095 gene encoding olfactory receptor 9S13-like — protein MPTLRNGNASVVSLREFVLVGFEGGLKIQVLLFAVFLTLYMVTVLGNLTMIVVITLDARLHSPMYFFLKNLSFLDLCYSSVIAPKALSNFFSSTKIITFAGCATQLFFFALLVTTDGLLLGVMAYDRFMAICNPLRYPVTMCPSACTRLVLGTYCGGCFNSIVQTSLALRVPFCSSNHINHYFCDLPSLLRIACANTALNELVMFGICGLIIVGVTCVVLVSYGYITVTILRMRSAAGRHKVFSTCGSHMTAVTLFFGTVFVMYAQPGAIESMEQGKVVSIFYTLVTPMLNPLIYSLRNKDVKEALKRLGQKHAAT, from the coding sequence ATGCCAACACTGAGAAATGGCAATGCTTCAGTGGTCTCTTTGCGTGAGTTTGTGCTAGTGGGATTTGAGGGTGGGCTGAAGATCCAGGTCCTGCTCTTTGCTGTATTCTTGACCCTCTATATGGTGACTGTACTGGGGAACCTCACAATGATCGTGGTCATCACACTGGATGCCCGCCTCCATTCCCCGATGTACTTTTTTCTTAAGAACCTCTCCTTCCTGGACCTCTGCTACTCATCTGTCATTGCTCCCAAGGCCCTTTCAAACTTCTTCTCATCAACCAAAATCATCACCTTCGCTGGCTGTGCCACCCAACTCTTCTTCTTTGCTCTACTGGTCACcactgatggtttacttctgggtgtcatggcctatgaccgcttcaTGGCCATCTGCAACCCCCTGCGCTACCCAGTCACCATGTGCCCCTCAGCCTGCACCCGCCTGGTACTGGGCACTTACTGTGGAGGCTGCTTCAATTCCATTGTGCAGACCAGCCTCGCTCTCCGTGTGCCATTCTGCAGCTCCAACCACATCAACCACTACTTCTGTGACTTGCCTTCTCTGCTCCGGATCGCCTGTGCCAACACAGCCCTCAATGAACTGGTCATGTTTGGCATCTGTGGGCTGATCATCGTGGGTGTGACATGTGTGGTTCTTGTCTCCTATGGCTATATCACAGTGACCATCCTGAGGATGCGTTCAGCAGCTGGGCGCCACAAGGTCTTCTCAACATGTGGTTCCCACATGACTGCAGTGACTCTCTTTTTTGGGACTGTCTTTGTGATGTATGCCCAGCCAGGAGCCATTGAGTCCATGGAGCAGGGCAAGGTGGTCTCCATCTTCTACACCCTGGTCACCCCCATGCTCAACCCCCTCATATACAGTCTGCGGAACAAGGATGTAAAGGAAGCCCTAAAGAGGCTGGGTCAGAAACATGCAGCTACATGA